The Thiovulum sp. ES DNA window TCTTCAGCATATTTGATACCTAAGTCCCAAGCTTTTAAGTTAGCTTCATGAACCTTTGGAGGAACTTTTGAAAGCATTGTTTGTTTCAATGTTTCTGGTTCAACAGCTTTCATAAATGTATTAGCAATTGTAAGTGCGATAACTGATTGAGTAAGAACTAAACCAACTTCTTCTTTTGCAATTGTAATAATAGGAATTTCAACAATGTTCCAGTTTTTTCGGTCTTCTTCACTTGGATGAACAAGGTTAGGATCAACAATAATTGTTCCACCTTTTGTAACACCATCTTTGAAAAGAGCATACGATTTTTGAGCAACAGAAAGCATAAAATCGATTTCCCCATCATTTGCATAAGGGTAGAAAATTTCTTCTTCATCAAGAGTAATATCAACAACAGTTGGACCACCCCGAACTTGTGAAGTATAAGTTGCTGTTTTTAGTCCATAACCACCAAGTTTAATTTTAGCCGCAGCAAAAATTTCACCTGCAAGAAGAACACCTTGTCCGCCAACACCCGTAAATCTCATTAAAGTTCTAGCCATTGCGATCTCCTTAAATTTTCTTTTTGAAGTCGTCTTGAGTGAATTTACCACCAGTTTGATACTTCTCTTTGAGTTTCTCATACATGTCGCAGAATTCAGCCGCTTCTTCGTCGTGTTTTAAAATTCCTGTTGGGAAAAGATTTAATTGCTCTTCTTCAGTCATTTTGTCATATTTGCTTTTTGCAACTGTAATGCTGTCAATCCACTCAAGATTTTCCATAGCAGAACCCATTTTGTTCTTTCGACCAAGGTTAATATGGCAGTTAGAAAGAATATCAAAGAATGAGAACCCTTTGTGTTGGAAACCTTTCATAAGGATTTTTTCAAGTTTCTTTGGAGAAAGCATAGTTTCTCTAGCAACAAATGAAGCCCCCGCAGCGATTGCAAGTTCTGCACCATCAAAAGTAGGATCGATGTTTCCTCTTTTCATTGTTACAGACCACATTCCTTGAGGAGTTGTAGGAGAAGTTTGAGAGTTTGTAAGTCCGTAGATAAAGTTATTGATCATAATAAAGTTGATGTCAATATTTCGTCTAGCAGCATGAATTGTGTGGTTACCACCAATTGCAAGAGCATCACCATCACCAGCAACACAAATTACATGTTTGTCTGGGTTTGCAAGTTTGATACCAGTTGCAAATGCAACAGTTCGTCCGTGAGTTGTATGAACTGTGTTGAAATCAACATATGAAGAAAATCTTCCAGAACACCCAATACCAGAAACAACTGCTACATCGTCT harbors:
- a CDS encoding 2-oxoglutarate synthase, beta subunit KorB (PFAM: Thiamine pyrophosphate enzyme, C-terminal TPP binding domain) is translated as MAFNYDQYLRLEKMPTLWCWGCGDGVILKAVIRAIENVGWKQDDVAVVSGIGCSGRFSSYVDFNTVHTTHGRTVAFATGIKLANPDKHVICVAGDGDALAIGGNHTIHAARRNIDINFIMINNFIYGLTNSQTSPTTPQGMWSVTMKRGNIDPTFDGAELAIAAGASFVARETMLSPKKLEKILMKGFQHKGFSFFDILSNCHINLGRKNKMGSAMENLEWIDSITVAKSKYDKMTEEEQLNLFPTGILKHDEEAAEFCDMYEKLKEKYQTGGKFTQDDFKKKI
- a CDS encoding 2-oxoglutarate synthase, gamma subunit KorG (PFAM: Pyruvate ferredoxin/flavodoxin oxidoreductase), with amino-acid sequence MARTLMRFTGVGGQGVLLAGEIFAAAKIKLGGYGLKTATYTSQVRGGPTVVDITLDEEEIFYPYANDGEIDFMLSVAQKSYALFKDGVTKGGTIIVDPNLVHPSEEDRKNWNIVEIPIITIAKEEVGLVLTQSVIALTIANTFMKAVEPETLKQTMLSKVPPKVHEANLKAWDLGIKYAEEAMAK